TGGGTGAGATCACACCTGGCCCTCCCTGCTTTGCGCGAGGTCACACCTGGCCCTCCCTGCTTTGGGTGAGATCACACCTGGCCCTCCCTGCTTTGCGCGAGGTCACACCTGGCCCTCTCTGCTTTGGGCAAGGTCACACCTGGCCCTCCTTGCTTTCGGCAAGGTCACATCTGGCCCTCCATGCTTCAATCTCCTTCCTTGAGGAAGGACGTCACAGTAAAATTCCCGGTATCTGGAATTCAGGAACCGGCAACCCcaaatatttggaaaataaaaatagaggaaataaataaaattaaaataaataaaaatgtaagtaaAAGTTTAAAATCGGGTGGCAAGGTATGCTTAGAGGTTAGAGCCACACCTTTGCAGCGCTTGCGATCAGGGCCGTATTGGCGTTCACATCCTGCACTgtctaaggagtttatacgttctcccagtgtctgcatgggttttccctgggactccggtttcctcccaccgttcaaaatgtaccggggttgtaggttaatggggtgtcattgggctgcacgggcttgtgggctgaaatgaccacCTGTAattgtgatgtatgtctaaattttttaaaataaaaaatttaattaaatgttctccaaagcaacacacaaccccgtggtgaagatgggagcaaacattctgcAAGTGGAGTGCCCCAGTCTTATCCCAcctacagcagctgtttgaataaagttgatgcCACTCGtcactggggtgactctcccaaagtgtcgcCCTATTTCTGCCTAGtcagagtctttattagtattaagtatattagtcaggctttatctgtaaactcagGTGAAAGGGGTTTGATTGTTACGGTGGTGCatttagtgtaacactgttacagcgttaaattcggactggggtttgaatttaaattttgtaattcatGGGAATTACCAGatgaaagtgaactttacataaatgGGGACTACAACACTGATTTATTTCCatattacattttgcactgcctttttccttttcaactatTGTTAAATCGGGCGTATTAGACGTTGTAAATgtgtgtctcaggcaaccggGAAATATGCATATCTGGAATCTGCATTtcccgtaggtgctggatactggggatttGACTATAATGCATTTCAAGCAGctgggagaaagtttaatggttaACAGCTGGAATGGACAGGTTATCTGATGCCATCACGAAGAAGGCTAGGAGTGAATTGAAACATTTAAGATCCTGAGGTATGTGAACAGGATGAACCCTGAGTCTATGTTTTCCTGCGCGAGACTCCAGAACCAGGGAACATGGTCTACAATGAAGGAGTAAAGCATCTGCAATGTGATCCAAGTTTCTCCTCTCCCAGCCATATATAAAGCAGCAGATGTTGGTAAATGGTGGCTCCTCCTGCAGACATTCCTTGACGTGAATTTACACTGTAATGCCAGAGACACTGATTTACAAAATGCCTTTCCAGATATCaaaccacgtatcctctctgtaTGGGAATACACTGGCCACAATGCCCGGAATATgcttttccccagccttttagAGAGATCAGGTGTTTCTGTGTAATATCCCATGTATCAATGTACCCTGAGAAACTCACTTTCATGTGCTATCCAGTCACCTTCCAAAAGCACTCCACCTTCTGGCTCCATTTTGATGTTAACAATCCACAGAAAGTACAGGACTCAAACAACTGTTAAAACATCAGTTGTGCGAAAGTGGCAGTATTTTAACTTTGACACCTAAATCAAATGCATTCACATTGGAGTGTAATAGTGGTCTCCGTGACCATCGTAATGACCCTGTACCATCCACTGGTCTCTCCGTGACCATCATAACGACCCTGCACCATCCACTGGTCACTGTGACCACCATAACGGCCCTGTACACCCTCCCAGACTCTCCGTGACCACCATAACCATCCTGTACCCCTTCCCCAGGTCTTCGTGACCACTGTAACGGCCCTGTACCTTCCCAATGGTGTCTCGTGACCACTGTAATGTTCCTGTACCCTCAACCTGACCTCTCTGTGACCACCATAACAATCCTGTACCCTCCCCCCGGTCTCTCCATGACCACCATAATGATCTTGTACCCCTCCTCCTGGAGTTCATGACCACCATAACATTGCTGCACCCTCCCACCGGTCTGCGTGACCACCATAACGGACCTGTACCCTCCACCTCGTCTCTCTGTGACCACCGTAATGGTCCTGTATCCACCCCCAGTTTCTCCATGACCACCGTAACAGCCCTGTACCTTCCTTGTGGTGTCTTCGTGACCACTGTAACGATCCTGTACCTTCCCCCTGGTTTCTCCGTGACCATCGTAACGATCCTGTACCTTCCCAGTGGTCTCTCGTGACCACAATAACGTTCCTGTACCCTCACCCTGGTCTCTCTGTGACTACCGTAACGATCCTGTACCCTCACCCTGGTCTCTCCGTGAACACTGTAACGGACCTGTACCTTTCCTGTGCTCTCTCCGTGATTATCGTAACATTATTGTACCCTCCCACCGGTCTCCATGACCAAAGTAATGATCCTGTATCCCTTCCCTTGGTTTCCGTGACCACCGTAATGGACCTGTACCCTCCACcttgtctctctgtgaccacCATAATGGTCCTGTACTCATCCCCAGTCTCTCCGTGACCACCACCACGGCCCTGTACCTTCCCTGTGGTGTCTTTGTGACCACTGTAACGATCCTGTACCTTCCCAGTGGTCTCTCGTGACCACAATAATGTTCCTGTACCCTCACCCTGGTCTCTCCGTGACCACCGTGACGATCCTGTACCCCTCCCCCCGGTCTTTGTGACCACGGTAACATTACTGTACCCTCCCACTGGTCTCCATAACCACAGTATCGATCCTGAACCCCTTCCCCTGGTCTCCGTGACCACCGTAACGGACCTGTACCCTCCACCTGGTCTCTCCATGACCACTGTAATGGTCCTGTACACTTCCCCGTAGTCTCTCCATGACCACTGTAACAGCCCTGTACCTTCCCAGTCGTCTCTCATGACCACTGTAACGTTCATGTACCCATACACTGGTCTCTCCGTGACCACTGTGACGATCCTGTACCCCTCCCCTTGGTCTCCGTGACCACTGTAACATTGCTGCACCCTCCCACCATTCTCCGTGACCACCATAACGGTCTGTACCCTCCCCCCGGTCTCTCTGTGACCACCGTAATTGCCCTGTACCCTCGCCCGATCTCTCGGTGACCACCGTAACAGCCATGTACTTTCCCCATAGTCTCCGTGGCTACCGTAACGTTCCTGTACACTCCCCCTGGTCTCTCTGTGACCACCATAACAATCCTGTAGCCTCCCCCCCGGTCTCTCTGTGACCACCGTACTGATCCTATATCCCTCCCCCGGTCTCCATGACCACCGTAACGGTCCTGGATCCTCCTCCTTATCTCCGTGAGAACAATAACAGTCTGTACCCTCCCCCCCAATCTCTCGGTGACCACCGTAATGGACATGTACCTTCCCCGTAGTCTCCGTGACCACCGTAATGGTCTGTACCCTCTCCCTGGTCTCTCTGTGACACCGTAATTGCCTTGTACACTCCCCCGATCTCTCGGTGACCACCGTAACAGCCATGTACCTTCCCCGTAGTGTCCGTGACCACCGTAACGTTCTTGTACACTCCCCTTGGTCTCTCGGTGACCAGCATAATGATCCTCTAGCCTCACCCTCGGTCTCTCTGTGACCACCGTAATGATCCTGTACCTCTCCCCTTGGTCTCCGTGAGCACTGTAACATTGCTGCACCCTCCCACAGTTCTCCGTGACCACCATAACAGTCCTGTATCCTCCTCCTGGTCTCCGTGACCACAATAACGATCCTGTACCCCATCCCCTGGTCTCCGTGACCACTGTAACGGATCTGTACCCTCCCCCCGGTCTCTCTGTGTCCACCTGTACTCTCTCTCCATGACCACTGTAACAGCCCTGTACCTTCCCTGTGGTCTGTCGTGACCACCATAACGTTCCTGTACCCCACAATGGTCTCTCCGTGACCAACGTAACGATCCAATACCCCTCCCCCTGGTGTTCGTGACCACCGTAACATTGCTGGACCCTCCCACTGGTTTTCGTGACCACCATAATGGTCCTGTACCCTCTCCCTGCTCTCTTCGTGACCACCATAACGATCCTGTACCCTCACCCCTATCTCTCCGTGACCACCGTTACGATCCTGTATCCCTCCCCCTGGTCTCCCTGACCACCATAACGGACCTATATCCTGCCCATGGTCTCTCTGTGACCACAGTAATGGCCTTGTACCCACCCCGCGTCTATCCGTGACCACTGTAACGGCCCTGTACCTTCCCTGTGGTCTCTCagtgactaccataacattgctgCACCCTCCCCCGGTCTCCGTGACCACCATAATGGTCCTGTACCCTCCTCCTAGTCTCCGTGACCACCGTAACGGTCTGTACCCTCTCCCTGGTCTCTCTGTGACCACCGTAATGGTCCTGTACCTGCCTCCTCCTGATCTCTCTGTGACCACCGCTTTGATGATGCCCCACACTGTCAGTGTGAAGGTTGTGATAATTCACTGGGAATGATGATACTTGCTTCTCTTGCAGCCTTTCCTGCCTCTCATCAATCTGCTTTGCTCACCGGATGTGAAGCAGTTTTTGTGCAGCGCCTTTGTGCCGGAATGCACCAATGGAGTTCAGGTCGTCCCTCCATGTCGCGAACTCTGTGAGAAGGTTTTCCAGGACTGCAAGAAGCTCATCGAGACGTTCGGGATGGCGTGGCTGGAGAAGCTGCAGTGCAATCGGTAAGGGGTGTTGTTCAACGAGGACTTGATGCAAGTTGTGTCCCCCTCACTTCTGCCGagatgggggggatggggggcagGGGAAATGACCAAAAGGTAAAGCTGACGCGGTGTAAAGAAATGCCGGTGGAAGGCATTGCTGAAGTGGTTCTCTGGAGTTAAAACGAGAACGTCTGCAGACGCCAGGCTCGAGTGAAACACACAAACGTACTGCAGAagcacagcaggtcacacagcatccacaggaagaaaACATTTTGGTATAACTGACGAAGGGCTCtgtcccaaaacatcagttagtCTGGAAGCTGCCTGTCCTGCTGTGTTTTTTAGGCACAGTTTGGCATGAGATGCACTTGTTTTGGTCTTTAAATTTCCAAGTATGGTTTAATTTTTGTACACAGCTTGGTGCTCTACCTGATTCTCACCTGAGTTTCAAACCTTGTGTCCAGTTCATTTCCAAAATGCCCATTTCTGTGTCACACAAATGGAACATGTGGTTCCCTCATCTTCAGACTGGCTTCAATCTCAATCGGGGCTCCAGCCACACACTCTCCTCCTCTTGTCCATCATCTGGAGCTCTTTGACCATTCTTATCTGATGAATGCTGATtaagaatgagtttattgtcattcacaCTGTACAAGGTACACGTTCACTAAAATTCCTACTTGATGCAggcgaacaggtactttgtaaaaagaGAAAACAACTAATATCACTTCTGCAGTGGGGTAGCTAATAGAATTGAAAAGAATAAGGTTGGGGGAGTTCTGAACTCAACTCTGTAATGCCCCAAATCCTTGTCCCCGTCACCTGTACCTCCATCCTTTCCCCATTGAACCCCAAGTGTGAGCCCACATTCTGAAATGTCTGTCTACACGCCTCAGACTTTCcttcatgggtttttttttgccatcaaCAAAACCTTTCTGAAACGCAGTCCCTGCAAATCCAACTGCTTCGTGCTGTTGCGCTCTTCAGTGATGTGGGATTGACAACTGGTTGTTTCCCTTCTACCAGAGTGGAGTGTGGTTGCAGCCATGAGGTTTCCGTGGAAGGGTGAGGGGAACTCGACAACCTGGGCATTTATCTGATCCCACTTCTTTTTGAATGCACCTCATGTTTTTAAGCAGTTTGTTTTGCTGGTGCACAAGTCAGAGCTCAGGAGACCAATCTGAAGGGTAGGTGTACCAATTGTAGggtggtttctccagcactaggAGACCAATCTGAAGGGTAGGTGTACCAATTGTAGggtggtttctccagcactgggaGACCAATCTGAAGGGTAGATGTACCAATTGTTGggtggtttctccagcactggggAAGAATGACTCAGCTTCTACCATCGCCTGTCCATTGGGATGCATTTTTGCTGTGAAGGTTCCACGCATGTTTAATTTTGACAATAGTGTGATGGGATAGAACTCAGCTGTGTCTCAGGTGTTGCTGTGGCCATGATGAAAGAGCGTTTGTTCTATCAAGCAACAGGGAGACCTGGCTACACATTtttgttttcagcatttttggtcaattgaagaagaatttattgaACAACAGCAGATAAAATGCATTCATTTGGGCCACTGGGCCAAGTATGGGAACTAGAAGTAGTAAAAAGTCATTTCCTCTTCTAAGCAAGCATTTAATGAAGTAAATACCAAAATTAAGTTCTTGCGATTCATGCCAGTGTTTTATAAAAATGGgaattcagtaaaacccctgttaaccaGAATCCAAGCAACCGGCCAAaagaattgtggaaaataaataatgaaaaagtACTGAGGTTTAAAGTTGGCGCAcctcgccaatcatgcaacacgcatctcaagcaaccggaaaattcacttatccagcatctactgaTCCCCATAAGTGCGGgagaccaggggttttactggaaTTTCAATTTTACACAGATTTCTAAGAGAAGTTTGATGTGAATTTTTATTTCAAGGTTAGAAAATTGTCTTGATGGCCAACGATCTTCAGCAATAGCTTCAACCTCTAGATCGCTCACTGAGAAGAGTTCACAAGTGGCCGTGAAGGATTATGGATTTTGGTGTCCACGACCTCTGAGGAACCCTACTGGGCACAGTAGTTCATTTCTCGGTGTTGGAGACTGCCTGCCACCATGTCCTAACATGTACTTCAAGGAAGATGAACTGAACTTCGCCAAGTATTTCATTGGGGTTGTTTCTGTCTTGTGTCTGTGTTCGACTCTCTTTACGTTCCTGACCTTTCTCATCGATGTTCGAAGATTTCGCTATCCTGAGCGACCTATAATTTTCTACGCTGTATGCTACAGCATGGTGTCTCTCATGTACTGTCTTGGTTTCATTGCTGGTAACCACATCGTCTGCAACAAGGCTGATGAGAAATTGGGTACCATGGAAACAGTGGTCATGGGTTCACAAAACAAGGGGTGTACAATCATGTTTATGCTGTTGTACTTTTTTACCATGTCAGGAACGGTCTGGTGGGTGATCCTGACCATAACCTGGTTCCTGGCGGCAGGACTCAAGTGGAGTTGTGAAGCCATTGAGCAGAAGGCATTGTGGTACCATTCTGCTGCCTGGGGAGTTCCCGGCATATTTACAATAATGCTGCTTACCCTTAACAAAGTTGAAGGTGACAATATCAGCGGCGTGTGCTTTGTCGGACTGTATGACTTGAATGCCCTGCGCTATTTCATCCTGACACCATTGTGCCTATGTGTGGTTGTGGGATTGTCCCTTCTGTTGGCAGGAATTATTTCCCTGAATCACGTACGGCAGGTGATCCAACGCGACGGAAGAAACCAGGAGAAGCTGAAGAAATTTATGATTCGAATTGGAGTCTTCAGTGGGCTTTACCTGGTGCCCTTGGCTGCCCTTCTGGGCTGTTATATTTATGAACAAGCTCTTCGAACCAcctgggaaacagtgtggattCATGACTACTGTCAAGATTATCTCATTCCATGTCCCAGTCAGGTACTTCCAAAAGCCTAAATTTTAGGGttcttttccaatgttttaaatgttcGTCATGTGTTGTCATGTGACCACATGCCCACCATGTTGAGATAGGTGGGGCCCATTTCTCAAGGAACTGTTTTGACGTGAACTGTAATCTGCAGTCATTTAAATGCATTCATGAACattttttgaacttttaaaattaACGTGAATGAGGAGATAAGGGAAAGTGAATTAGCAACAGAATATCTTGGTGTTCTTTGGACAGAACAGCTGGAAAATGAACTATGTGGAGATTTTGGATTATTTCTCAAATCCTTTGATCAGAAATTTCCTGTGAGCAACTTTTGTACACATGGCCTGACGTCAAATCATTTGCCGTGCCATATTTTGGTTAATGTACCGCAGGGACCTTTACCGTTTCATTGCATGTCCGCCAGCTGTGTTCTTCCATTAGGTCCTGATGGCCCAGTGCAATCTTGCCACAAATTTCGTAAACCTATAAGATGTGTGAGAAAACAAATATGtttcttttactttttcttcagtttttaaaaaaagacgccAAGaacattaaatttagacattcagcacggtatcAGACCATTTTGAATCCACGAGTCATGGACTCGTACttctgagcagtttttaaaaaaagcagcctacCATGCTTTAAATATGTTGAAGTTGACCACAGATTGACAGATTGATCCTGCTTAATAACCTCGATTGCTGTGTTGTAGTATTCATAATTGgcagtatttttttattttaagagTGTAGCACAGTAGGCCCGTCCTGTCCATGAGGCCCGTGCCGGCCCAATTGCACCCAGCACCTTGCGTTTTTGGaacgtgggagaaaaccggagcacccagagaattCAGCGGCAGATTTAAactcgggtcactggcactgcagtAGTGCCGTGCTAACCACTACAACAACTGTATTGACCTTTTTGTCACCCATCATTTGGCTGATTTAAATGACAGAATTCTGTTTATTATCTCACCAGGCTTTTGAAGCAAGGGAAAGTCAATTGGCAGCTGCTGGTTTAAATTCAGAAATTATCTTCATTCATTTAGTCTTCTTTAAGCTTTATCAGTTTGAAGTGTGAAGATCTTCACCATCCCAACAAAATTTTAGACAGAGAAATCATGTGATATGCTTGATAATATGTCTTGTTTGATGTGTGAGAGTCAATAGATCAGGGCTGAGGTATAGGGAGCGATGCAAAAGGGGTCTCAAAGTTCGTGGGGAAGGACGCAGGGGCAGATTGAGAAGCGATCCGCTCCTGGTGAAGGGCAAGAGGTGGCGTCTGCAAGTGTGCATGATATTGGACAGGTTTTGTTGGGGTCAGTTCACCGCTCACACTGACCTGCGGAGACGTGGAAGACCAATCAAGCCTCAACTCGCTTGGCCTTCTAGATATATGATATTCAGAAGATCAAAAACAACAAAATCATGGTAAGCAATTTTTATAGTAacatccccattacccagaattcagcctcaagcaaatggggaaaaaaattcagggaaaagaaataggtaaaaaaatgaaagtttaaaattagtgGTCCCCATAGCGGTCAGTTTGACAATCACacaacacaatctcaagcaaccggaaaattcactaatCCGGCATCAACCAAACCCCAAAGGTACCAGATACCACGGGTTATACGGAAATTAGAATGCATTTAAGTTCGAAGAAATAGTTAAATGTAataaaataagttttaaaaaaaa
Above is a genomic segment from Narcine bancroftii isolate sNarBan1 chromosome 2, sNarBan1.hap1, whole genome shotgun sequence containing:
- the LOC138755055 gene encoding frizzled-6-like — encoded protein: MSCYQGVLDSASDTLPCLSTMTSSSQILVCLSILLPLVHWSQGHSLFTCEPITIHQCEGLSYNMTFFPNKLEHYDQHVAAVAMEPFLPLINLLCSPDVKQFLCSAFVPECTNGVQVVPPCRELCEKVFQDCKKLIETFGMAWLEKLQCNRLENCLDGQRSSAIASTSRSLTEKSSQVAVKDYGFWCPRPLRNPTGHSSSFLGVGDCLPPCPNMYFKEDELNFAKYFIGVVSVLCLCSTLFTFLTFLIDVRRFRYPERPIIFYAVCYSMVSLMYCLGFIAGNHIVCNKADEKLGTMETVVMGSQNKGCTIMFMLLYFFTMSGTVWWVILTITWFLAAGLKWSCEAIEQKALWYHSAAWGVPGIFTIMLLTLNKVEGDNISGVCFVGLYDLNALRYFILTPLCLCVVVGLSLLLAGIISLNHVRQVIQRDGRNQEKLKKFMIRIGVFSGLYLVPLAALLGCYIYEQALRTTWETVWIHDYCQDYLIPCPSQVETLTRPDLSLFMMKYLMSVIVGIPAVFWVGSRKTCSEWASFFQSAHKRDPITESRRVLQESCEFFLKHNSKVQHKKKHKSSSHKLRVISKSMGMSTTGVASHGAALPAASPETISEGKPFLEMNEQDGSLLEMPSPMNVSTGEQASTSLLGQAISTEVKSKGADSSGGISIQCEGLQSVSDGRLTSGACAEESTPPSSSGVAPHYPRPTSSTGCVPLVHALPGFCKVEDPDLDGSNA